The proteins below are encoded in one region of Mangifera indica cultivar Alphonso chromosome 7, CATAS_Mindica_2.1, whole genome shotgun sequence:
- the LOC123220200 gene encoding myosin-6-like isoform X3 → MTKLAYLHEPGVLYNLRCRYDINEIYTYTGNILIAVNPFRRLPHLYDNHIMEQYKGADLGELSPHPFAVADSAYRQMINEGISQSILVSGESGAGKTESTKMLMSYLAYMGGRTTTEKRSVEQQVLESNPVLEAFGNAKTVRNNNSSRFGKFVEIQFDQVGRISGAAIRTYLLERSRVCQVSDPERNYHCFYMLCAAPTEDIKKYKLENPKTFHYLNQSNCYELDGVDDSKEYVTTRRAMDVVGISSDDQDAIFRVVAAILHLGNIEFAKGEEPDSSKPKDDKSWFHLKTVAELLMCDEKSLEDSLCKRVIVTRGESITKCLDPNSAAVNRDALAKVVYSRLFDWLVNKINNSIGQDPNSKILIGVLDIYGFESFKTNSFEQFCINLTNEKLQQHFNQHVFKMEQEEYTREKINWSYIEFIDNQDVLDLIDKKPGGIIALLDEACMFPRSTYETFAQKLYQTFKDNKRFSKPKLARTDFTIAHYAGDVTYQTELFLDKNKDYVVAEHQALLSASGCPFVSALFPPSPEESTKSSKFSSIGSRFKQQLQTLLETLNATEPHYIRCVKPNNVLKPGIFENSNVLQQLRCGGVMEAIRISCAGYPTRKPFREFLTRFRILAPNVLDVSHDEVVACKRLLEKVDLKGYQIGRTKLFLRAGQMAELDARRKEVLGRSASIIQRKVRSYLCHKRFISLRLSAIQIQTYCRGQNALHQFERMRREAACVKIQKYLRRYLAGKAYHTLCSSAISIQSGMRRMAARDELWFRKQTKATIIIQSHCRRYLARNYYLKMKKAAIAVQCAQRAKIARRELRKLRMAAKETAALQAAKSKLEKEVEELTWRLQLEKQMRADLEEEKTQENANLQAALQQMQQQFHETKSLLIREQEAAKKAAEQVPIVQEVPVIDNEMMNKLTEENEQLKALVGSLEKKIDETEKKFEETNQLCEERLKQALDAESIIQMQQQFQETKSLLIKEQEATKKAAEQVSIVQEVPVIDNEMMNKLTEENEQLKALVRSLEKKNDETEKKFEETNKLCEERLKQALDAESIIQMQQQFQETKSLLIKKEEVAKKAAEKVPIVQEVPVIDNEMMNKLTEENEQLKALVRSLEKKNDETEKKFEETNQLLEERLKQALDAESIIQMQQQFQETKSLLIKEQEVAKKAAEQVPIVQEVPVIDNEMMNKLTEENEQLKALVRSLEKKIDETEKKFEETNQLLEERLKQALDAESIIQMQQQFHETKVLLMKEQEAATKVTEQLPIVQEVPVIDNEMMNKLTEENEQLKALVRSLEKKIDETEKKFEETNNLCEERLKQALDAESKIIELKTTMQRLEEKLSDMETEGEILRHQALLNSSSRKISKQLSSATQPLENGHHELQSAAPVKKLVASDSRLMRSQIERQNGSIDALIKCVSQDLGFSNEKPVAAFTIYKCLLHWRSFEAEKSSVFDRLIQVFGSAVENPDSNDHMAYWLSNMSILLSLLQRSLKASGSNSQQKPPVPPTSFFGRMAQGFRSSFSSVNFQVGDIVRQVDAKYPALLFKQQLTAYVETIYGIIRDNLKKDLSPLLSSCIQAPRMSKGNSIRSSSISPSVQSSSNGPASSPWSSIIESLDGLLSTLKENFVPQVLVQKIFTQVFSYINVQLFNSLVLYRECCSFSNGEYVKSGLAELELWCGKAKVEYAGSSWDELKHARQAVGFLVIYQKTRISYDDITTDLCPVLSVQQIYRICTLYCDEEYNTQSVSPDVISSMKLLMTEDFSDDDSNSFLLDDDSSIPFLVDDISLTDQEKDFSDVKAAAELVENPAFQFLQD, encoded by the exons ATGACAAAGTTGGCTTATCTTCATGAACCAGGGGTTCTGTACAATTTAAGATGTCGATATGATATTAATGAAATCTAT ACTTATACAGGAAATATATTGATTGCTGTGAATCCTTTTCGAAGACTTCCTCATTTGTATGATAATCATATTATGGAACAATATAAAGGGGCAGATTTGGGTGAGCTGAGCCCTCATCCTTTTGCTGTTGCAGATTCTGCTTACAG ACAGATGATTAATGAGGGAATAAGCCAGTCAATTTTGGTTAGTGGGGAAAGTGGAGCCGGTAAAACAGAAAGTACAAAGATGCTTATGAGTTACCTTGCCTATATGGGAGGAAGAACTACAACTGAGAAGCGGTCTGTGGAGCAGCAAGTCCTGGAG TCCAATCCTGTCCTGGAAGCTTTTGGCAATGCAAAGACTGTGAGAAACAATAATTCTAG TCGTTTTGGTAAGTTTGTGGAGATTCAGTTTGATCAAGTTGGAAGGATTTCCGGAGCTGCCATTAGAACTTATTTGTTGGAACGTTCTCGTGTCTGTCAAGTCTCTGATCCTGAGCGAAATTATCATTGCTTTTACATGCTTTGTGCAGCACCAACAGAG GACATTAAGAAGTACAAACTGGAAAACCCTAAGACCTTTCATTAtctaaatcaatcaaattgctATGAACTGGATGGAGTGGATGATTCAAAGGAATATGTCACAACCAGGAGAGCTATGGATGTTGTTGGGATCAGTTCTGATGACCAG GATGCAATATTTCGGGTTGTTGCAGCAATACTCCATTTGGGCAACATTGAATTTGCTAAGGGAGAGGAACCAGATTCTTCAAAACCTAAGGATGATAAATCTTGGTTTCATCTCAAAACAGTGGCTGAACTTCTCAT GTGTGATGAGAAGTCTCTTGAAGACTCCTTATGCAAACGTGTCATTGTGACCAGGGGTGAAAGCATAACAAAGTGTCTTGATCCAAACTCTGCAGCTGTCAATAGAGATGCTTTAGCTAAAGTTGTTTATTCGAGATTATTTGATTG GCTTgtgaacaaaataaataattctattGGTCAAGATCCGAATTCAAAAATTCTAATCGGAGTTTTggatatttatggatttgagaGTTTCAAGACAAACAG CTTTGAGCAGTTTTGTATCAATTTGACAAATGAAAAGCTGCAGCAACACTTTAACCAG CATGTTTTCAAAATGGAGCAAGAAGAATATACGAGGGAAAAAATTAACTGGAGCTATATAGAGTTCATTGATAATCAGGATGTTCTTGATCTTATTGATAAG AAACCCGGTGGCATCATTGCTCTTCTGGATGAAGCTTG TATGTTTCCTCGATCAACATATGAGACTTTTGCGCAGAAACTATACCAGACTTTCAAAGACAATAAGCGTTTTAGCAAGCCAAAGTTGGCACGTACCGATTTCACCATTGCTCACTATGCTGGTGAT GTCACATACCAGACTGAGTTATTTCTGGACAAGAACAAAGATTATGTTGTTGCTGAGCATCAAGCCCTTCTGAGTGCTTCTGGATGCCCCTTTGTGTCAGCGTTATTCCCACCTTCACCTGAGGAATCCACCAAATCATCAAAGTTCTCATCCATAGGTTCTCGCTTTAAG CAACAATTGCAAACATTGCTTGAAACACTGAATGCCACTGAACCACATTACATACGGTGTGTTAAGCCGAACAATGTTCTCAAGCCAGGAATCTTTGAGAATTCTAATGTTTTACAGCAACTACGTTGTGGG GGTGTTATGGAGGCAATTAGGATTAGTTGTGCTGGATATCCCACAAGAAAGCCATTTCGTGAGTTTTTAACTCGTTTTCGCATCTTGGCACCAAATGTCTTGGATGTCAG CCATGATGAGGTCGTTGCTTGCAAGAGGCTTCTTGAGAAGGTGGACCTCAAAGGTTACCAG ATTGGAAGAACAAAGTTGTTTCTGAGAGCAGGTCAGATGGCAGAACTAGATGCTCGGCGAAAAGAGGTACTAGGAAGATCAGCAAGCATCATCCAGAGGAAAGTTCGATCTTATTTGTGTCATAAGCGGTTCATCTCATTGCGGTTGTCTGCGATACAAATCCAAACCTATTGTAGAG GACAAAATGCACTCCATCAGTTTGAGAGAATGAGAAGAGAAGCTGCTTGTGTGAAAATCCAGAAATATTTGCGCAGGTATCTTGCTGGGAAAGCTTACCATACATTGTGCTCTTCAGCCATTTCTATTCAATCAGGCATGCGCAGGATGGCTGCTCGTGATGAGCTTTGGTTTAGAAAGCAGACAAAAGCAACAATTATTATCCAG AGTCATTGCCGACGATACTTAGCTCgcaattattatttaaagatgAAGAAAGCAGCAATTGCCGTACAATGTGCCCAAAGAGCAAAAATTGCCCGCCGAGAATTAAGGAAGCTTAGAATG GCTGCCAAGGAAACTGCTGCTCTCCAAGCTGCTAAAAGTAAATTGGAAAAGGAAGTTGAAGAACTTACATGGCGTCTGCAGCTAGAGAAACAAATGAGg GCTGATCTTGAGGAAGAAAAAACACAGGAAAATGCAAACTTGCAGGCCGCTTTACAACAGATGCAACAACAATTCCACGAAACAAAGTCACTGCTTATCAGGGAGCAAGAGGCTGCAAAGAAAGCAGCTGAACAAGTTCCAATTGTTCAGGAAGTCCCTGTTATTGATAATGAAATGATGAATAAACTTACTGAAGAAAATGAACAACTCAAG GCTCTGGTAGGAtcactggaaaaaaaaattgatgaaacagagaagaaatttgaagaaacaaATCAACTTTGTGAAGAGCGGCTTAAGCAGGCTTTGGATGCAGAATCAATTATACAGATGCAACAACAATTCCAGGAAACGAAGTCACTGCTTATCAAGGAGCAAGAGGCTACAAAGAAAGCAGCTGAACAAGTTTCAATTGTTCAGGAAGTCCCTGTTATTGATAATGAAATGATGAATAAACTTACTGAAGAAAATGAACAACTCAAG GCTCTGGTAAGAtcactggaaaaaaaaaatgatgaaacagAGAAGAAATTTGAAGAAACTAATAAACTTTGTGAAGAGCGGCTGAAGCAGGCTTTGGATGCAGAATCAATTATACAGATGCAACAACAATTCCAGGAAACGAAGTCACTGCTTATCAAGAAGGAAGAGGTTGCAAAGAAAGCAGCTGAAAAAGTTCCAATTGTTCAAGAAGTCCCTGTTATTGATAATGAAATGATGAATAAACTTACTGAAGAAAATGAACAACTCAAG GCTCTGGTAAGAtcactggaaaaaaaaaatgatgaaacagagaagaaatttgaagaaacaaATCAACTTCTTGAAGAGCGGCTGAAGCAGGCTTTGGATGCAGAATCAATTATACAGATGCAACAACAATTCCAGGAAACGAAGTCACTGCTTATCAAGGAGCAAGAGGTTGCAAAGAAAGCAGCTGAACAAGTTCCAATTGTTCAAGAAGTCCCTGTTATTGATAATGAAATGATGAATAAACTTACTGAAGAAAATGAACAACTCAAG GCTCTGGTAAGAtcactggaaaaaaaaattgatgaaacagagaagaaatttgaagaaacaaATCAACTTCTTGAAGAGCGGCTGAAGCAGGCTTTGGATGCAGAATCAATTATACAGATGCAACAACAATTCCATGAAACGAAGGTGCTGCTTATGAAGGAGCAAGAGGCTGCAACGAAAGTAACTGAACAACTTCCAATTGTTCAGGAAGTCCCTGTTATTGATAATGAAATGATGAATAAACTTACTGAAGAAAATGAACAACTCAAG GCTCTGGTAAGAtcactggaaaaaaaaattgatgaaacagagaagaaatttgaagaaacaaATAATCTTTGTGAAGAGCGGCTGAAGCAGGCTTTGGATGCAGAATCAAAGATAATTGAGTTAAAGACTACAATGCAGAG GCTTGAAGAGAAGCTTTCTGACATGGAAACTGAGGGCGAAATTCTGCGGCATCAAGCATTGTTGAATTCATCATctagaaaaatctcaaaacaatTATCAAGTGCAACTCAG CCTCTGGAAAACGGTCATCAT GAATTACAAAGTGCTGCCCCAGTTAAGAAGCTTGTGGCATCTGATAGTAGATTAATGAGATCTCAAATTGAACGACAGAAT GGATCTATAGATGCTTTAATCAAATGTGTGTCACAGGATCTTGGGTTCAGTAATGAAAAACCAGTTGCAGCATTTACCATATATAAATGTCTTCTCCACTGGAGATCATTTGAGGCAGAAAAATCTAGTGTATTTGATCGTCTCATTCAGGTGTTTGGCTCTGCAGTAGAG AATCCTGACAGCAACGATCATATGGCTTATTGGCTATCCAATATGTCTATTTTATTGTCTTTGCTTCAACGGAGTTTAAAGGCTAGTGGTTCAAATTCACAGCAGAAGCCTCCTGTGCCACCAACTTCATTCTTTGGAAGGATGGCCCAA GGATTTCGCTCATCCTTTTCTTCTGTGAACTTTCAAGTTGGAGATATAGTGCGCCAGGTTGATGCCAAATATCCAGCTTTGCTTTTTAAGCAGCAGCTAACAGCATATGTAGAAACAATTTATGGGATCATTCGAGACAACTTGAAAAAGGATCTGTCacctcttctttcttcttgtatCCAG GCACCAAGGATGTCAAAAGGAAATTCTATTAGATCATCTTCTATAAGTCCATCTGTGCAGTCATCTAGCAATGGTCCCGCATCTAGTCCCTGGAGCAGCATTATTGAGAGCCTTGATGGGCTGCTTTCTACactgaaagaaaatttt GTGCCTCAAGTTCTTGTGCAAAAGATCTTCACTCAAGTTTTCTCATATATTAATGTACAACTTTTTAACAG CCTTGTACTTTATCGGGAGTGCTGCTCATTCAGCAACGGAGAATATGTAAAATCTGGTTTGGCTGAATTAGAACTATGGTGTGGAAAAGCAAAAGTTGAG TATGCAGGTTCATCCTGGGATGAACTCAAACACGCTAGACAAGCTGTTGGATTCTTG GTTATATACCAGAAGACTAGAATATCTTATGATGATATTACAACTGACCTCTGTCCT GTCTTGAGTGTTCAACAGATTTATAGAATATGTACGCTTTACTGTGATGAAGAATACAACACTCAAAGTGTATCCCCTGAT GTTATATCTAGCATGAAGCTTCTTATGACAGAAGACTTCAGCGATGATGATAGCAATTCTTTCTTGTTGGATGATGATTCCAG CATTCCTTTCTTAGTTGATGATATTTCTTTAACCGATCAAGAGAAGGACTTCTCAGATGTGAAGGCTGCTGCAGAACTTGTAGAGAATCCGGCCTTCCAATTTTTACAGGATTAA